Proteins encoded by one window of Desulfovibrio ferrophilus:
- the acs gene encoding acetate--CoA ligase — protein sequence MSEQSKIQSMMQEKRLFEPPTEGQDKAWVKSIDEYEALYKQSMDDPDGFWLNRTKDLLTWFKDPTKGSTSDLNKPEVKWFEDGTLNVAYNCLDRHLTDGRRNKAAIIWQGEPDEDVKVYTYQMLHDEVNKFASVLKKKGVKRGDRVALYLPMVPELSIAMLACARIGAMHSIVFAGFSAMSLQNRIQDCEAKVLVTADAVLRAGRTIPLKPNADEALKDCPTVSSCVVVNRAGSDAPMQSGRDTWWNDEMAADDLGFVEPEKMNAEDNLFILYTSGSTGKPKGVVHTTGGYLTYVASTMQYVFDMQDNDVYWCTADIGWVTGHSYIVYGPLANGGTSLMFEGVPSYPAPDRFWQIVDKFKVNIFYTAPTVIRALMREGVEWTQKHDMSSLRVLGSVGEPINPEAWMWYHEHIGASKLPIVDTWWQTETGGIMMSPMPYATTLKPGSCTRPLPGIDAAIVDSEGVEVPANEGGNLVIRKPWPGMLRGVYRNPDRYKSTYFERFPGMYESGDGARRDEDGYFWVMGRLDDVINVSGHRMGTAEIESALVSHPAVAEAAVVGMPHDIKGESIYAYVTLSAGIEESDELIVELRTHVRKEIGPIASPEAIQFAEGLPKTRSGKIMRRVLRKIAAGVFDEFGDTSTLADPAVIDVLIDGYHEIMGD from the coding sequence ATGAGCGAGCAGAGCAAAATTCAGAGCATGATGCAGGAAAAACGACTCTTCGAGCCACCAACCGAAGGCCAGGACAAGGCCTGGGTCAAGAGCATCGATGAATATGAGGCCCTGTACAAGCAGTCCATGGACGACCCGGACGGCTTCTGGCTGAACCGCACCAAGGACCTGCTGACCTGGTTCAAGGACCCCACCAAGGGCTCCACCAGCGACCTGAACAAGCCCGAGGTCAAGTGGTTCGAGGACGGCACCCTCAACGTCGCCTACAACTGCCTGGACCGCCATCTGACCGATGGCCGCCGCAACAAGGCTGCCATCATCTGGCAGGGCGAGCCCGACGAGGACGTCAAGGTCTACACCTATCAGATGCTGCATGACGAGGTGAACAAGTTCGCCTCCGTGCTGAAGAAGAAAGGCGTGAAACGCGGCGACCGCGTGGCCCTGTATCTGCCCATGGTTCCCGAGCTTTCCATTGCCATGCTCGCCTGCGCCCGCATTGGCGCCATGCACTCCATCGTCTTTGCCGGATTCTCGGCCATGAGCCTGCAGAACCGCATTCAGGACTGCGAAGCCAAGGTGCTGGTCACTGCCGACGCCGTGCTGCGCGCCGGGCGAACCATCCCCTTGAAGCCCAATGCCGACGAAGCCCTGAAGGACTGCCCCACCGTTTCCAGCTGTGTTGTTGTGAACCGCGCAGGGTCCGACGCCCCCATGCAGAGCGGCCGCGACACTTGGTGGAACGACGAAATGGCTGCCGATGATCTGGGCTTTGTCGAGCCCGAGAAGATGAACGCCGAGGACAACCTGTTCATCCTCTACACCTCCGGTTCCACGGGCAAGCCCAAGGGCGTCGTGCACACCACCGGCGGTTACCTGACGTACGTGGCTTCCACCATGCAGTACGTCTTCGACATGCAGGACAACGACGTTTACTGGTGCACCGCCGACATCGGCTGGGTCACCGGTCACAGCTATATCGTCTACGGCCCGCTGGCCAACGGCGGCACCTCCCTGATGTTCGAGGGCGTGCCCAGCTACCCGGCCCCGGACCGCTTCTGGCAGATCGTGGATAAATTCAAGGTCAATATCTTCTACACCGCCCCCACCGTCATCCGCGCACTGATGCGCGAAGGCGTGGAATGGACGCAGAAGCATGACATGAGCTCGCTGCGCGTTCTGGGTTCCGTGGGCGAGCCCATCAACCCCGAGGCCTGGATGTGGTATCACGAGCACATCGGTGCCAGTAAGCTGCCCATCGTTGACACCTGGTGGCAGACCGAGACCGGCGGCATCATGATGTCTCCCATGCCGTATGCCACCACCCTGAAGCCGGGTTCCTGCACCCGTCCACTGCCCGGCATCGATGCCGCCATCGTGGACTCCGAAGGTGTCGAGGTCCCCGCCAACGAGGGCGGCAACCTGGTTATCCGCAAGCCCTGGCCGGGCATGCTGCGCGGCGTGTACCGCAACCCCGACCGTTACAAGTCCACCTACTTCGAACGCTTCCCCGGCATGTACGAGTCCGGTGACGGCGCACGTCGTGACGAGGACGGTTACTTCTGGGTCATGGGTCGCCTGGACGACGTGATCAACGTCTCCGGTCACCGCATGGGCACCGCAGAGATCGAATCCGCTCTGGTCTCGCACCCCGCCGTGGCCGAGGCCGCAGTCGTGGGCATGCCGCATGACATCAAGGGCGAGTCCATCTACGCCTACGTCACTCTCTCTGCCGGGATCGAAGAGTCCGACGAACTGATCGTCGAGCTTCGGACCCACGTGCGCAAGGAGATCGGACCCATCGCCTCGCCCGAGGCCATCCAGTTCGCCGAGGGGCTGCCCAAAACCCGCTCAGGCAAGATCATGCGCCGCGTACTGCGCAAGATCGCCGCGGGCGTGTTCGACGAATTCGGCGACACCTCCACCCTGGCCGACCCCGCCGTCATCGACGTGCTCATCGACGGCTACCACGAAATCATGGGCGACTAA
- a CDS encoding WD40 repeat domain-containing protein produces MSVQQELDLKVYTLELISAPKTVRFFGEGCTLLAGSPTHVSILDFNQSGSVEFSKDNTSYAFSAKSNTLALGQSGGLIQIFDTATGKRREVLKGGATPKKIKISLNGDFLAAANGNGTSLINLNIGKTEHHFPGGGWQFGQFHFSPDERYFAAGVRKSESSLQHTVYQYDLSTKTIDREFSIEGTITQLLFSPNGEKLLVSTTDPGGIAYETRLHLFDTASGKELFQWESDEGIVDVVFSPNSKVLAIGTAAGALIQNGVVRLLDANNGTEKDRFMLDNVVVDLDMSPDGQLVSVVSGTYSMWKKKAVVFIYNMNEHRIVYNLNSKEFFNMNSFSSDGRFLVVGGRGSSVQLLEFKKN; encoded by the coding sequence GTGTCCGTTCAGCAGGAACTCGATTTGAAAGTATACACGCTAGAGCTTATTTCGGCCCCGAAGACTGTCCGCTTTTTCGGGGAAGGATGTACACTTCTTGCTGGTAGTCCTACTCATGTGAGCATTCTTGATTTCAACCAATCTGGCAGTGTCGAGTTTTCCAAAGACAACACGTCGTATGCCTTCTCTGCAAAGTCAAACACGCTTGCATTGGGACAGTCCGGTGGATTGATCCAGATTTTCGACACTGCAACCGGTAAACGACGTGAAGTGCTCAAGGGGGGAGCGACTCCAAAGAAAATCAAGATATCTCTAAATGGTGACTTCCTTGCTGCAGCAAACGGAAACGGAACATCTCTTATAAATCTTAACATAGGAAAAACAGAACATCACTTTCCTGGCGGCGGCTGGCAGTTTGGACAATTCCATTTTTCACCAGATGAACGATATTTTGCAGCAGGAGTCCGCAAATCAGAATCTTCGCTGCAGCACACGGTGTATCAATATGATCTTTCTACAAAGACAATTGATCGTGAGTTTTCAATCGAAGGGACAATCACTCAGCTCCTCTTCTCTCCTAATGGCGAAAAACTTTTAGTTTCAACCACCGATCCCGGAGGAATTGCCTACGAAACTCGACTTCATCTTTTCGATACGGCAAGTGGCAAGGAATTATTTCAATGGGAAAGTGATGAAGGCATCGTTGATGTAGTTTTTTCGCCTAACAGCAAGGTATTGGCTATTGGCACTGCGGCAGGTGCACTCATACAAAATGGGGTTGTTCGCTTGCTTGATGCAAATAATGGCACTGAGAAGGACCGTTTCATGCTGGACAACGTTGTGGTTGATTTAGACATGTCCCCAGATGGACAGCTTGTTTCCGTTGTCTCAGGAACATACAGTATGTGGAAGAAGAAAGCTGTTGTGTTTATATACAATATGAATGAACATCGAATTGTATATAATCTAAATTCGAAAGAATTTTTCAATATGAACAGTTTTTCATCAGATGGACGCTTTCTTGTTGTAGGGGGAAGGGGATCTTCTGTACAACTTCTTGAGTTCAAAAAGAACTGA
- a CDS encoding alginate O-acetyltransferase AlgX-related protein, with product MRSNIQSSLAKRLRVGLFLAALFLPFGGLVLNWNTTVSLEEKRDLAPLPEVPSGLAELAELPRGMEKFISDHFGFRQELSSLYNLIQLRVLAPKPSRWVVSGDDDWLYMGQSVSYARKNAPLSAKRLEAWATLLRAKRDWLTRRGVRYVFTVAPSKPSIYSSQIPQDLAPAPVSALDQLNGVLTGQSDIPWIDLKSMLLEQVATRQVYHKTDTHWNDTGAALAASAVLRRAAMPGVTPPGLDDFRRRSVSGIGLDLAKMLGLQYMLTEDYEVLSPLGSSPVAIRDRTYLGRDWGPYPARLFSTAGRSGRVAIVGDSFVMATTFTDRIAEQFATGVGVHRDKLSPDSPQDLELLIKAVQPDLIVEELVERNLIRFAPDPKPFLEALAVQ from the coding sequence ATGCGCAGCAACATTCAATCATCACTGGCAAAGCGATTGCGCGTGGGGCTGTTTCTGGCGGCCCTGTTCCTGCCCTTTGGCGGGCTGGTGCTGAATTGGAACACCACGGTCTCTCTGGAGGAGAAGCGCGATCTGGCCCCATTGCCGGAGGTGCCCTCCGGTCTGGCCGAGCTTGCCGAACTGCCGCGCGGGATGGAAAAATTCATCAGCGATCACTTTGGGTTCCGGCAGGAGCTGAGCAGCCTCTACAACCTGATCCAGTTGCGGGTGCTGGCGCCCAAGCCGTCGCGCTGGGTCGTGTCCGGAGACGATGACTGGCTCTACATGGGACAGTCGGTTTCCTATGCCCGCAAGAATGCGCCCCTGTCTGCCAAGCGTTTGGAGGCCTGGGCAACCTTGCTCCGGGCCAAGCGCGACTGGCTGACTCGGCGCGGGGTGCGCTACGTCTTCACGGTGGCCCCCAGCAAGCCCTCGATTTATTCGTCCCAGATTCCCCAGGACCTGGCCCCGGCACCGGTCTCGGCTTTGGATCAGCTGAACGGCGTGCTTACCGGGCAGAGTGACATCCCCTGGATCGACCTCAAATCCATGCTGCTGGAGCAGGTTGCAACGCGGCAGGTCTATCACAAGACGGACACCCACTGGAACGACACCGGGGCGGCGCTGGCTGCCTCTGCCGTGCTGCGTCGGGCGGCCATGCCGGGCGTGACTCCGCCGGGGCTGGATGACTTCAGGCGCAGGTCCGTGTCGGGCATCGGTCTGGATCTGGCCAAGATGCTGGGGCTGCAATACATGCTGACTGAGGACTACGAAGTGCTCAGCCCCTTGGGGTCAAGCCCCGTCGCCATCCGCGATCGCACCTATCTGGGGCGCGACTGGGGGCCGTATCCGGCGCGTCTGTTCAGCACTGCCGGGCGCTCCGGTCGGGTCGCCATTGTGGGGGATTCCTTTGTCATGGCCACGACCTTCACCGATCGCATTGCCGAGCAGTTCGCCACAGGGGTGGGGGTGCATCGCGACAAGCTGTCGCCTGACTCCCCGCAGGATTTGGAACTACTGATCAAAGCGGTTCAGCCTGACCTGATCGTGGAGGAGTTGGTGGAACGCAATCTGATCCGCTTCGCACCCGACCCCAAGCCTTTTCTGGAGGCCCTGGCCGTTCAGTAG
- a CDS encoding MBOAT family O-acyltransferase: protein MVFSSSAFLFFFLPLVLLGYYLLPVRLKNLFLLVSSLGFYAWGEVFYVLVMLASIGVNYGSGLLLARAATPRGKKLVLGGAVVFNLGLLGWFKYGGFVVENLNTVLAMIGQQPLPALQLHLPIGISFFTFQAMSYVIDLYRNEVEVQRNPVNLALYISLFPQLIAGPIVRYHDVAAQLRQRRVTLDGFSEGVQRFIIGLGKKMLLANTLGEVADQIMAVAPAELSAPVAWLGIGCYALQIYFDFSGYSDMAIGLGRMFGFHFLENFNYPYIATSIRGFWRRWHISLSSWFRDYLYIPLGGSRVAPWRVMLNLWVVFLLCGLWHGASWNFVIWGALHGLFLVLERTRFGLWLDRCWRPVRHAYVLVVVLVAWVFFRVEALPDALDYIGAMAGLGGVTAKTMAAGTYLPMEKKLMLYAGVLLSIPWALVLAWVRENFSGRYPALLRTPPSWGLDTVQTLALMSILFLSLLHVASATYNPFIYFRF from the coding sequence ATGGTCTTTTCCTCGTCAGCCTTTCTCTTCTTTTTTCTGCCCCTGGTGCTCTTGGGCTACTACCTGCTGCCCGTCCGGCTGAAGAATCTGTTCCTGCTTGTCTCAAGTTTGGGCTTCTATGCCTGGGGCGAGGTCTTCTACGTCCTGGTGATGTTGGCCTCCATCGGTGTGAACTACGGCTCCGGGTTGCTGCTGGCGCGTGCCGCCACCCCCCGTGGCAAAAAACTGGTGCTTGGCGGGGCCGTGGTCTTCAACCTCGGGCTGCTGGGTTGGTTCAAGTACGGCGGTTTTGTGGTGGAAAACCTCAACACCGTGCTTGCCATGATCGGCCAGCAACCGTTGCCCGCCCTGCAACTGCATCTGCCCATCGGTATCTCGTTCTTCACCTTCCAGGCCATGTCCTATGTCATCGACCTCTATCGCAACGAGGTCGAGGTTCAGCGCAACCCCGTGAATCTGGCCCTGTACATCAGCCTGTTTCCACAGCTCATTGCCGGACCCATCGTGCGCTATCACGACGTGGCGGCGCAGCTTCGCCAGCGGCGGGTGACCCTGGACGGCTTCTCCGAGGGGGTGCAGCGCTTCATCATCGGTCTGGGCAAGAAGATGCTGTTGGCCAACACCCTAGGCGAGGTGGCGGATCAGATCATGGCCGTGGCCCCCGCCGAACTGTCGGCTCCGGTGGCCTGGCTGGGCATCGGCTGTTACGCCTTGCAGATCTATTTCGATTTCTCGGGCTATTCCGACATGGCCATCGGCCTGGGCCGGATGTTCGGGTTCCATTTTCTGGAGAACTTCAACTACCCCTACATCGCCACCTCCATTCGCGGCTTCTGGCGGCGTTGGCACATCTCGCTGTCCTCGTGGTTCCGTGATTATCTCTACATCCCTCTGGGCGGCAGCCGGGTGGCTCCCTGGCGTGTCATGCTCAATCTCTGGGTCGTGTTCCTGCTCTGCGGCCTGTGGCACGGCGCAAGCTGGAACTTCGTGATCTGGGGCGCGCTGCACGGCCTGTTCCTGGTGCTGGAGCGGACTCGCTTCGGCCTCTGGTTGGACCGCTGCTGGCGGCCCGTGCGCCATGCCTATGTGCTGGTGGTGGTGCTGGTGGCCTGGGTCTTCTTCCGGGTCGAGGCCTTGCCCGATGCCCTGGACTACATCGGTGCCATGGCCGGGTTGGGCGGGGTCACCGCCAAGACCATGGCCGCAGGCACGTATCTGCCCATGGAAAAGAAACTGATGCTCTATGCCGGGGTGCTGCTCTCCATCCCGTGGGCGTTGGTGCTGGCCTGGGTGCGTGAAAACTTTTCCGGGCGTTATCCGGCTCTACTGCGCACACCCCCGAGCTGGGGCCTCGATACGGTCCAGACCCTGGCCCTGATGAGCATTCTGTTCCTGTCGCTGCTGCATGTGGCCTCCGCCACGTACAATCCTTTTATCTACTTCAGGTTCTAG
- a CDS encoding manganese efflux pump MntP family protein: protein MGNIALITIAIALAMDAFAVAIATGITLKSVSPRQTFRLAWHFGLFQALMPILGWFLGATVRSYIEAYDHWIAFALLAYIGYKMIREAFEDDEDSRKDPTKGMTLIVLSIATSIDALAVGLSLSMLGVSVWWPSLIIGIVALLFTTAGLHLGKTAAKAQNIGKYAELLGGTVLICIGLKILWDHGVIAA from the coding sequence ATGGGAAATATAGCACTCATCACCATAGCCATCGCCCTTGCCATGGACGCCTTCGCTGTCGCGATTGCAACCGGCATTACGCTCAAATCTGTCAGCCCACGCCAAACGTTCCGGCTGGCATGGCACTTCGGGCTGTTTCAGGCACTCATGCCCATACTCGGCTGGTTTCTGGGCGCTACGGTCCGCTCCTATATTGAGGCATATGACCACTGGATCGCTTTCGCCCTGCTTGCCTACATCGGATACAAGATGATCCGGGAAGCTTTTGAGGATGACGAAGACTCCCGAAAGGACCCGACCAAGGGCATGACCCTGATCGTTCTTTCCATCGCGACCAGCATTGACGCACTCGCGGTGGGGCTCAGCCTCTCCATGTTGGGAGTCTCCGTGTGGTGGCCGTCCCTGATCATTGGCATCGTCGCTCTACTCTTCACGACAGCTGGCCTTCATCTCGGCAAAACCGCCGCCAAGGCACAAAACATAGGCAAATACGCCGAGTTGCTCGGTGGCACTGTGCTCATCTGCATCGGCCTCAAAATCTTGTGGGATCATGGGGTCATCGCAGCATAG
- a CDS encoding ZIP family metal transporter — protein MWEAFVELNPVMQALLATCFTWGLTGAGAAVVFLTKNVSKLTLDVMLGFAAGVMIAASYWSLLAPAIEMSEHLGFWSFVPAAIGFVGGAIFLRVVDMFLPHLHLNTPTSEAEGIPTNWKRSTLLVVAITLHNIPEGLAVGVAFGAVAAGMDSATLAGAMALALGIGIQNFPEGTAVSVPLRREGMSRSKAFLYGQASGMVEPIAGVIGAAAVLYAQPILPYALAFAAGAMIFVSVEEVIPESQSSGNGDWATMGVIMGFTVMMSLDVALG, from the coding sequence ATGTGGGAAGCCTTTGTAGAACTGAACCCTGTCATGCAGGCGCTGTTGGCCACATGTTTTACGTGGGGCTTGACCGGTGCTGGCGCAGCGGTGGTTTTTCTGACCAAGAATGTGAGTAAACTGACCCTTGATGTGATGCTTGGGTTTGCCGCGGGCGTGATGATTGCCGCCAGTTACTGGTCGCTCTTGGCCCCGGCCATCGAGATGAGCGAACATTTGGGGTTCTGGTCATTCGTACCTGCTGCCATCGGCTTTGTGGGGGGAGCAATATTTTTGCGAGTGGTGGATATGTTCCTGCCACATCTGCATTTGAATACCCCCACCAGCGAGGCCGAGGGCATACCAACCAACTGGAAACGCAGCACGCTTCTGGTGGTGGCCATCACCCTGCACAACATCCCCGAGGGGTTGGCCGTGGGCGTGGCCTTCGGGGCCGTGGCTGCGGGCATGGATTCTGCGACTCTGGCCGGGGCCATGGCTCTGGCTCTGGGTATCGGCATCCAGAATTTTCCCGAGGGCACGGCCGTGTCCGTACCGCTGCGGCGCGAAGGCATGAGTCGGTCCAAGGCTTTTTTGTATGGTCAGGCTTCGGGCATGGTGGAGCCCATCGCGGGTGTGATCGGCGCGGCGGCAGTGCTCTATGCCCAGCCCATTCTGCCTTATGCTCTGGCCTTTGCCGCCGGAGCCATGATCTTCGTCTCCGTGGAGGAGGTCATCCCGGAATCCCAGTCCTCAGGTAACGGTGATTGGGCAACCATGGGGGTGATCATGGGGTTTACCGTGATGATGAGTCTGGATGTGGCTTTAGGGTAA
- a CDS encoding (Fe-S)-binding protein: protein MPTVNLFIPCLVDQFLPEVGQACANVLTRLGVDLHMPKGQTCCGQPVYKSGRLDEAREVARRHLTLFENADVVVAPSGSCVHMMRHSYAELFENDPGMRERARALGQRTFEFCEYLVDVLGVTDVDANYVARAAYHDSCQVGRSLGVKDQPRALLDAVGGLTRVELEFADECCGFGGPFSVQHAAVSEAILEDKIDDILSCQADIVVTAEPSCLLNIRGGLEKLKAKQPVLHIAQVLDSGVGA, encoded by the coding sequence ATGCCTACAGTAAATTTATTCATTCCCTGTCTTGTGGACCAGTTCCTGCCCGAGGTTGGTCAGGCCTGCGCCAATGTACTGACGCGCCTGGGCGTTGACCTGCACATGCCAAAGGGCCAGACCTGCTGCGGCCAGCCCGTGTATAAATCGGGACGCCTGGACGAGGCACGCGAGGTTGCGCGCCGCCATCTGACCCTATTCGAAAACGCCGATGTGGTCGTGGCCCCTTCCGGGTCCTGCGTACACATGATGCGCCACAGCTATGCCGAGTTGTTCGAAAACGATCCCGGCATGCGCGAGCGTGCCAGGGCTCTGGGCCAGCGGACCTTTGAATTCTGCGAATATCTGGTGGACGTGCTGGGCGTGACCGACGTGGATGCCAACTATGTGGCCCGCGCCGCCTATCACGATTCCTGTCAGGTGGGCCGCAGCCTGGGGGTCAAGGATCAGCCCCGCGCCCTGCTGGACGCCGTGGGCGGACTGACCCGTGTGGAACTTGAATTTGCCGACGAATGCTGCGGCTTCGGTGGCCCTTTTTCCGTACAGCACGCTGCCGTGTCCGAGGCTATTCTGGAAGACAAGATCGACGACATCCTGTCCTGTCAGGCCGACATCGTGGTCACAGCGGAACCCAGCTGCCTGTTGAACATCCGCGGCGGACTGGAAAAACTCAAAGCCAAGCAACCCGTGCTGCATATCGCACAGGTTCTGGACTCGGGGGTGGGCGCATGA
- a CDS encoding LutB/LldF family L-lactate oxidation iron-sulfur protein has translation MRMTGPFTTRCEQAVADKRLRKTLKNAARIFRQSRADGMDTLPDPEAARDRAEEVKRRCLENLPAILEMLEENVIAAGGHVHWARTGAEANAIVADIARAEGVKAVVKGKSMVTEETGLNHLLESQGIEVNETDLGEWIVQLADEKPSHIVGPALHKNRHEVSELFHEHLGEPITDDIPTLTLMARRALREKFLEADMGITGANMLVAETGTVVLIENEGNIRMSTTLPRVHVAVASLEKAVQSMEDMAAILAVLPRSCTGQVLSSYTSLITGPRREDETDGAEVFHLVLLDNGRSKVLADPEMRPILNCIRCGACFNFCPAYIRVGGLAFPGTYSGPMGSILAPLLAEAQGVDNPYAQFPYFCTTCGACRDACPVRIDHPRLLMKLRARHADTQSPLPPLAAAAFARLTASPRAWKAATTVARTLDPNLKLARRMPGIGKALSLWARKRRLPSFKEPFSKTWKPGKTTRQGGRS, from the coding sequence ATGAGGATGACCGGACCATTCACCACCCGCTGCGAACAGGCCGTGGCCGACAAGAGGCTGCGCAAGACACTGAAAAACGCCGCCCGCATCTTCCGCCAGAGCCGGGCCGACGGCATGGACACCCTGCCCGATCCCGAGGCCGCGCGCGATCGCGCCGAAGAGGTCAAACGACGCTGCCTGGAGAACCTGCCCGCTATTCTGGAAATGCTGGAAGAAAACGTCATCGCCGCAGGCGGGCACGTGCACTGGGCCAGAACCGGGGCCGAAGCCAATGCCATCGTGGCCGACATCGCCAGGGCCGAAGGGGTCAAGGCCGTGGTCAAGGGCAAGTCCATGGTGACCGAAGAAACCGGGCTGAACCATCTGCTCGAATCCCAGGGCATTGAGGTCAATGAAACGGACCTGGGCGAGTGGATCGTACAGCTGGCCGACGAAAAACCCTCGCATATCGTGGGCCCGGCCCTGCACAAGAACCGCCACGAGGTCTCTGAGCTCTTCCACGAGCATCTGGGCGAACCCATCACCGACGACATCCCCACACTGACTCTCATGGCCCGGCGCGCCCTGCGCGAAAAATTCCTTGAGGCCGACATGGGCATCACCGGCGCCAATATGCTGGTAGCCGAGACCGGGACCGTTGTCCTCATCGAAAACGAGGGCAACATCCGCATGAGCACCACCCTGCCCCGGGTGCATGTGGCCGTGGCCAGCCTGGAGAAGGCGGTGCAGAGCATGGAGGATATGGCCGCCATCCTGGCGGTGCTGCCTCGCTCGTGCACCGGACAGGTGCTGTCGTCGTACACCTCGCTCATCACCGGGCCACGCCGCGAGGACGAGACCGACGGGGCGGAGGTCTTTCATCTGGTGCTGCTGGACAATGGTCGCTCCAAGGTCCTGGCCGACCCCGAGATGCGCCCCATCCTTAACTGCATCCGCTGTGGGGCCTGTTTCAATTTCTGTCCGGCCTATATCCGCGTGGGCGGTCTGGCCTTCCCGGGAACCTATTCCGGCCCCATGGGCTCCATCCTCGCACCACTTTTGGCCGAGGCTCAGGGCGTGGACAACCCCTATGCGCAGTTCCCCTACTTCTGCACCACCTGTGGGGCCTGCCGTGATGCCTGCCCTGTGCGCATCGATCACCCACGCCTGCTGATGAAACTGCGTGCGCGCCATGCCGATACCCAATCGCCGCTGCCCCCGTTGGCAGCAGCGGCCTTTGCCCGGCTCACGGCCAGCCCACGGGCCTGGAAAGCGGCCACCACCGTGGCCCGCACCCTGGACCCGAACCTGAAGCTGGCCCGCCGCATGCCCGGTATTGGCAAGGCCCTGTCCCTGTGGGCACGCAAACGCCGCCTGCCCAGCTTCAAGGAGCCTTTCTCCAAGACGTGGAAACCCGGCAAGACAACCCGGCAGGGAGGACGATCATGA
- a CDS encoding LutC/YkgG family protein has translation MSAREYILDALRRGVGHGSCPRHARSSRARAHGKDNWKLMRERAELRGVRYVPVKDLENARNELKAMLKELGATSALVWDHHDLDALGLAEILAELKITVIAHDAPLAERAGTDVGITSAEAVLPESGSVIVTAGASTPRQTSLLPPVHIALALPGRAVPTIPKLPAFVRSLTRADGLLPSAMHIITGPSSTADIEKIVVKGVHGPTVCAVIAVEG, from the coding sequence ATGAGCGCACGTGAATACATTCTGGACGCCCTGCGTCGCGGCGTAGGCCATGGCAGCTGCCCCCGCCACGCCCGTTCTTCCAGAGCCAGGGCTCACGGCAAGGACAACTGGAAACTGATGCGTGAGCGTGCCGAACTGCGCGGTGTGCGCTACGTGCCCGTGAAGGACCTTGAGAACGCCCGCAACGAACTGAAGGCCATGCTCAAGGAACTGGGCGCCACGAGTGCCCTGGTCTGGGATCACCACGATCTGGACGCTTTGGGTCTGGCTGAAATTCTGGCCGAGCTGAAGATCACTGTCATTGCCCATGACGCCCCTCTGGCCGAACGCGCAGGGACGGATGTGGGCATTACCAGTGCCGAGGCCGTGCTGCCCGAATCCGGTTCGGTCATCGTCACTGCAGGAGCCAGCACCCCACGCCAGACATCGCTGCTCCCGCCCGTGCACATCGCCCTGGCCCTGCCCGGTCGCGCCGTGCCCACCATCCCGAAGCTTCCGGCCTTTGTCCGCTCGCTGACGCGCGCCGACGGGCTGTTGCCCTCGGCCATGCACATCATCACCGGCCCCAGCTCCACCGCGGACATCGAAAAGATCGTGGTCAAGGGCGTGCACGGCCCCACCGTCTGCGCGGTGATCGCCGTGGAAGGCTGA
- a CDS encoding cell division protein FtsX, whose protein sequence is MGMLMRLIVRGFSDLTRNPLAQVMTLMAVTLTAFLAGLFLLFVVNLNQELSSAKGRFVFQVYWQADADMAVVKKQWQEFQTLDGLLSMKTFTPDEALADLARSLEGGETQIKGLTGDSPLPATAVLHFASPAGDPEAFTQNILSRIAGKRFVQDVHYSTMQLGLAKAWKSFARTVLWPLIACLGLVGALIVSNTLRLSLISRRDEVEILQLVGAGRWYIQLPLVVGGATLGLVGGVLSLGMLKGVQLALADLFNTPPLNLSISFLPVEYAVGLAVGMALVGAASSLMALRQ, encoded by the coding sequence ATGGGCATGCTCATGCGGCTCATTGTGCGTGGATTTTCTGACCTTACGCGCAACCCTCTGGCTCAGGTCATGACGCTGATGGCCGTCACCCTCACGGCTTTTCTGGCCGGGTTGTTTCTGCTGTTCGTGGTCAATCTGAATCAGGAATTGTCCTCGGCCAAGGGGCGTTTTGTCTTTCAGGTCTACTGGCAGGCGGACGCGGACATGGCCGTGGTCAAGAAGCAGTGGCAGGAGTTCCAGACTCTGGACGGTCTGCTGTCCATGAAGACATTTACCCCGGATGAGGCTCTGGCCGATCTTGCCCGCTCTCTGGAGGGCGGTGAAACCCAGATCAAGGGATTGACCGGGGATAGCCCTCTGCCTGCCACGGCGGTGCTGCACTTTGCCTCGCCAGCGGGCGATCCCGAGGCCTTCACCCAGAACATCCTGTCGCGCATTGCGGGCAAGCGCTTCGTGCAGGACGTGCATTACAGCACCATGCAGTTGGGGCTGGCCAAGGCCTGGAAGTCATTTGCGCGCACGGTGCTCTGGCCGCTCATCGCCTGTTTGGGGCTGGTGGGTGCGCTCATCGTTTCCAATACCTTGCGCCTGTCGCTCATCTCGCGGCGCGATGAAGTTGAAATCCTGCAGCTGGTAGGCGCAGGCCGCTGGTACATCCAACTGCCGCTGGTGGTGGGTGGGGCGACCCTGGGCCTTGTGGGTGGCGTATTGTCCCTGGGCATGCTCAAGGGGGTGCAACTGGCCCTGGCTGATCTGTTCAACACCCCACCACTGAATCTATCCATCAGCTTTCTGCCTGTGGAATACGCGGTGGGTCTTGCGGTGGGTATGGCCTTGGTGGGCGCTGCCTCCTCGCTGATGGCCCTGCGCCAGTAG